From one Rosa rugosa chromosome 4, drRosRugo1.1, whole genome shotgun sequence genomic stretch:
- the LOC133744188 gene encoding uncharacterized protein LOC133744188, translating into MNNLWDQIRRSQDEDDEEMMATNAIVIAAVAEQSGNQHRGRGSHPSRAPNEERLREERGKGILADYFVDRPVFKDPVFRTRYRMSLNLFKRISSDLCQYDRYFVQRSDATGKVGLLPEQKMTAALRMLAYGAGADQCAEYCRMAKSTSVAALQHFTRGIVDLYSAEYLRAPTAADLRRLLAKAERRGFPGMIGTIDCMHWQWKNCPTGWAGEYSGRKQIPTIILEAVASYDTWIWHAFFGMPGACNDLNVLAKSPLFNELTAGRAPLIQFQVNNRAHSLGYYLADGIYPRWATFLKTVRNPTRPKEIEFAKAQEGYRKDVEMFWYITVKVWYC; encoded by the coding sequence ATGAACAATTTGTGGGATCAAATTCGACGGTctcaggatgaagatgatgaagagatgaTGGCCACCAACGCCATTGTCATCGCTGCAGTTGCAGAACAATCTGGAAACCAACACCGAGGGCGCGGTTCTCATCCGAGTCGTGCACCAAATGAGGAACGACTTAGAGAAGAAAGGGGCAAAGGTATATTGGCCGACTACTTTGTCGACCGGCCAGTGTTCAAAGATCCGGTGTTCCGAACACGTTACAGGATGAGTCTCAATCTCTTCAAGCGTATATCTAGTGACCTTTGCCAGTATGATCGTTACTTTGTGCAAAGGTCAGATGCTACCGGCAAAGTCGGACTGCTTCCGGAGCAGAAGATGACAGCTGCCTTGCGAATGCTTGCTTACGGTGCAGGGGCAGATCAATGTGCTGAGTATTGTCGGATGGCGAAATCCACCTCCGTCGCAGCCCTTCAGCACTTTACACGAGGAATTGTTGATCTTTACTCAGCAGAATACCTCCGCGCTCCTACTGCAGCGGACCTCAGACGACTTCTTGCCAAAGCTGAGAGGAGAGGTTTTCCAGGAATGATTGGGACCATCGACTGTATGCATtggcaatggaagaattgtccGACAGGTTGGGCTGGAGAATATAGTGGTAGGAAACAGATCCCCACTATCATCTTGGAAGCAGTCGCATCTTACGACACCTGGATTTGGCACGCATTCTTTGGAATGCCCGGGGCATGCAACGACCTGAACGTCTTAGCAAAGTCTCCGTTGTTTAATGAGCTTACCGCCGGTAGAGCACCTCTGATCCAATTCCAAGTTAACAACAGAGCTCACAGTCTAGGGTACTATCTCGCCGATGGTATTTATCCTCGATGGGCGACTTTCTTGAAAACTGTTCGAAATCCTACACGCCCCAAGGAAATCGAGTTTGCAAAGGCTCAAGAGGGGTATAGGAAAGATGTAGAGatgttttggtatattacagTCAAGGTTTGGTATTGTTAG